The Candidatus Deferrimicrobium sp. genome has a window encoding:
- a CDS encoding phosphomannomutase/phosphoglucomutase, translating into MAPINPLVFREYDVRGLVGRDLHRDAVVLLGKGYGTLAAADGVRSVALGRDCRLSSPGFRDAIAEGLLSAGLKVIDVGVCPTPLLYFAIHHFGVDGGVMITGSHNPPEFNGFKLCVGTGTLYGERIQDLRRVIERGEFREGKGEIVSRDIISEYRKFVAGNLAIPRKLKVVVDAGNGTAGAVAPALFREMGMEVTELFCDPDGRFPNHFPDPTVPENLRFLVGKVREVGADVGVGYDGDADRIGVIDEKGDVIYGDYLLVLFAREILSRKPGAAVISEVKSSQNLYDDIARHGGRPVMWKAGHSLIKAKMKEENAELAGEMSGHVFFRDRYLGFDDAIYASVRLFEILAKERRPLSALLSDLPPVVSTPEIRVDCPDEIKVRVVEEVARIVAPQAREVIDVDGIRALFDGGWGLVRASNTQPVLVLRFEGRDEAAVRRIRGVMEEAVERARAAIRA; encoded by the coding sequence ATGGCGCCGATCAATCCGCTGGTCTTCCGCGAGTACGACGTCCGCGGTCTGGTGGGGAGGGATCTTCACCGGGACGCGGTCGTCCTGCTCGGGAAGGGGTACGGCACGCTCGCTGCGGCGGACGGCGTCCGGTCGGTGGCGCTCGGGCGGGACTGCCGCCTTTCCTCGCCCGGGTTCCGGGATGCGATTGCGGAAGGGCTCCTCTCCGCCGGTCTCAAGGTGATCGATGTGGGCGTCTGCCCGACGCCCCTCCTTTATTTCGCCATCCATCATTTCGGCGTCGACGGCGGCGTCATGATCACGGGGAGCCACAATCCCCCCGAGTTCAACGGCTTCAAGCTGTGCGTCGGGACCGGCACGCTATACGGGGAGCGGATCCAGGACCTGCGGCGCGTCATCGAGCGGGGGGAGTTTCGGGAAGGGAAGGGAGAGATCGTCTCCCGGGATATCATTTCGGAATACCGGAAGTTCGTCGCGGGGAACCTTGCGATCCCACGAAAACTCAAGGTGGTCGTCGACGCGGGGAACGGCACGGCCGGGGCAGTGGCCCCCGCCCTGTTCCGGGAGATGGGAATGGAGGTCACCGAGCTGTTCTGCGATCCGGACGGCCGTTTCCCCAACCACTTTCCGGACCCCACGGTCCCGGAGAACCTCCGGTTCCTCGTGGGGAAAGTGAGGGAGGTCGGGGCGGACGTCGGGGTCGGGTACGACGGCGACGCCGACCGGATCGGGGTGATCGACGAAAAGGGGGATGTGATCTACGGGGATTACCTGCTGGTCCTGTTCGCGCGGGAGATCCTGTCGCGCAAGCCGGGGGCGGCGGTCATATCGGAAGTGAAGTCTTCGCAGAACCTTTACGACGACATCGCGCGGCACGGCGGGCGCCCGGTGATGTGGAAGGCGGGGCACTCCCTCATCAAGGCGAAGATGAAGGAGGAAAACGCCGAACTGGCGGGGGAGATGAGCGGGCACGTCTTCTTCCGGGACCGCTATCTGGGATTCGACGACGCCATCTACGCCTCCGTGCGGCTGTTCGAGATTCTCGCCAAGGAGAGGCGCCCGTTGAGCGCCCTCCTGTCGGACCTGCCCCCCGTCGTGTCCACACCCGAGATCCGCGTCGATTGCCCCGACGAGATCAAGGTCCGGGTGGTGGAAGAGGTGGCGCGGATCGTGGCGCCGCAGGCGAGGGAGGTGATCGACGTCGACGGTATCCGGGCCCTCTTCGACGGCGGGTGGGGGCTGGTCCGGGCTTCCAATACCCAGCCGGTGCTCGTGCTTCGGTTCGAAGGGAGAGACGAGGCGGCCGTGCGGCGGATCCGCGGCGTGATGGAGGAAGCGGTGGAGCGCGCCCGGGCGGCGATCCGCGCGTGA
- a CDS encoding HD domain-containing phosphohydrolase, protein MGSAIHIPEVREGASKVRVLVVDDEEFIRSIVRERLEIAGYIVDEASNGKEALAMASNGRGPYDVLLTDVRMPVMDGITLLSEVAKSCPGTAGIVMSANAELDTAVQAMKKGACDYITKPINFDVLLINIGKALHKKDLERQVEDYRANLEKKVGEQAEIINFRFIDAMIQALEERDSFHSGHSKRVTQYSLAIAEELGVTGQEREDLRRAAVFHDLGKIGVRDAVLNKPGKLTDEEYGEIALHPEKAVRILELIPPFIPLLPAILHHHERFDGRGYPSRLSGDKIPFASRVMAIADTFDAMTSTRAYRKALPVSDAIAEIRRYSGTQFDPYIVPAFLACLPKIDFPVDVSLPAGFEEPFPASFRHQFV, encoded by the coding sequence ATGGGCTCTGCAATCCACATCCCGGAGGTCAGGGAAGGCGCTTCAAAGGTCCGCGTCCTCGTGGTCGATGACGAGGAATTCATCCGTTCGATTGTCAGGGAACGCCTCGAAATCGCGGGATATATCGTTGATGAGGCGTCGAACGGGAAGGAGGCGCTCGCCATGGCGTCGAACGGCCGCGGCCCGTACGACGTCCTTCTCACCGACGTCCGGATGCCCGTCATGGACGGGATCACCCTCCTCTCCGAAGTAGCGAAGAGTTGCCCCGGGACCGCCGGCATCGTGATGTCCGCGAACGCCGAACTCGACACCGCCGTGCAGGCCATGAAGAAGGGGGCGTGCGACTACATTACGAAACCCATCAACTTCGACGTCCTGCTGATCAACATCGGGAAAGCGCTGCACAAGAAGGATCTCGAGCGGCAGGTCGAGGATTACCGGGCGAACCTCGAAAAAAAGGTGGGGGAGCAGGCCGAGATCATCAACTTCCGCTTTATCGACGCGATGATCCAGGCGCTCGAGGAGAGGGATTCCTTTCACAGCGGCCATTCCAAGCGGGTGACACAATATTCCCTGGCCATCGCGGAGGAACTGGGGGTGACGGGGCAGGAGCGCGAGGACCTTCGCCGCGCGGCTGTGTTCCACGACCTCGGGAAGATCGGCGTCCGGGATGCGGTGCTGAACAAGCCCGGAAAGCTCACGGACGAGGAGTACGGGGAGATCGCTCTTCACCCCGAGAAAGCGGTCCGGATCCTCGAACTGATCCCCCCCTTCATACCGCTTCTCCCCGCCATCCTTCACCACCACGAGCGGTTCGACGGAAGGGGGTACCCCTCGCGGCTGTCCGGGGACAAGATCCCGTTCGCCTCGCGCGTCATGGCGATCGCCGACACCTTCGACGCGATGACCTCCACCCGCGCCTACAGGAAAGCGCTCCCCGTTTCCGACGCGATCGCCGAGATCCGGCGCTACTCCGGGACCCAGTTCGACCCCTACATCGTCCCCGCGTTCCTCGCCTGCCTGCCGAAGATCGACTTCCCCGTGGACGTGAGCCTCCCGGCGGGATTCGAGGAGCCGTTTCCCGCTTCGTTCCGGCATCAATTCGTCTGA
- a CDS encoding AMP-binding protein — translation MLIQDILEHNARTNPSRVALVAASEEVTYRQLRDRVGGYATILRSGGIGRGDRVAILAHNSVLYLEALFAVTRAGAALVPLNHLLIGRELVAILQDADVKALLFTGEFLGRVGEIRPSLPGIGCFVRIDDPELPTGGGADVPDPSPPVLETDIALVIYDGGISSRPRGAMLSHRNLLAASASTALELSLSRNDVFLSCAYLPFLGGTGRLLRFLYVGATIVLQPEFDPGEVLRAIERRSVTRVLLTPTMMAHILAFPSSGKFNLSTLRTVLYGGAVIPLDLLKRAIRFFRCGLVHSHGQVESSGILTILHEEDHSLDESTPYMRKLMSVGKEVIGVEVRVVDEKGREIDPNEVGEIVARGPNVFEGYRNDPDLTAKVLRDGWLRTGNVASIDEEGYIYIVDRKRDTLAVEGISISPREIENILCEHPSVKEAAVVPRPDYMMGEVPVAVIVLREGAKEDPEEILGHCRKNMAPFKVPRAIEFVPALPRNAQGKVLKARLRDRVAARRHP, via the coding sequence TTGCTCATCCAGGACATCCTCGAGCACAACGCCCGCACCAATCCCTCCCGGGTCGCTCTCGTCGCGGCGAGCGAGGAGGTGACCTATCGGCAACTGCGCGACCGGGTCGGAGGCTATGCCACCATCCTCCGTTCGGGGGGGATCGGCAGGGGGGACCGCGTCGCGATCCTCGCGCATAATTCCGTCCTCTACCTGGAAGCCCTTTTCGCGGTGACGCGGGCGGGCGCCGCCCTCGTTCCGCTGAACCACCTGCTGATCGGACGGGAACTGGTCGCCATCCTCCAGGACGCCGATGTGAAGGCGCTCCTGTTCACGGGGGAGTTCCTCGGCAGGGTCGGTGAGATCCGTCCTTCCCTGCCGGGAATCGGCTGTTTCGTGCGGATCGACGATCCGGAACTTCCGACAGGGGGGGGAGCCGACGTGCCGGACCCGTCTCCGCCCGTCCTCGAAACGGACATCGCGCTGGTGATCTACGACGGGGGGATATCGAGCCGTCCGAGAGGAGCGATGCTCTCCCACCGGAACCTGCTGGCCGCCTCGGCCTCCACGGCGCTCGAACTTTCCCTGTCGCGGAACGACGTCTTCCTTTCGTGCGCCTACCTCCCCTTCCTCGGCGGGACGGGGCGGCTCCTCCGATTCCTTTACGTGGGAGCGACGATCGTCCTGCAGCCGGAGTTCGACCCGGGGGAGGTGCTGCGCGCGATCGAACGACGGTCGGTCACCCGGGTTCTCCTCACCCCCACGATGATGGCGCACATCCTCGCCTTCCCCTCCTCCGGGAAATTCAACCTTTCCACCCTGCGAACCGTCCTGTACGGAGGCGCGGTGATCCCGCTGGACCTGCTCAAGCGCGCCATCCGGTTCTTCCGTTGCGGTCTTGTCCATTCCCATGGCCAGGTGGAGTCCTCCGGCATTCTGACGATCCTGCACGAGGAGGACCACTCGCTGGACGAGAGCACTCCCTACATGCGGAAGCTCATGTCCGTCGGAAAAGAGGTGATCGGTGTCGAGGTCCGGGTGGTCGACGAAAAGGGCCGGGAGATCGACCCGAACGAGGTGGGCGAGATCGTGGCCCGCGGGCCGAACGTTTTCGAGGGATACCGGAACGACCCGGACCTCACCGCGAAGGTCTTACGGGACGGCTGGCTCCGGACGGGGAACGTGGCGTCCATCGACGAGGAGGGGTACATCTACATCGTCGACCGGAAACGGGACACGCTGGCCGTCGAGGGGATCTCGATCTCCCCGCGGGAGATCGAGAACATCCTTTGCGAGCACCCCTCCGTGAAGGAGGCCGCCGTGGTCCCCCGGCCCGACTATATGATGGGTGAAGTGCCCGTAGCCGTGATCGTGCTGCGGGAGGGAGCGAAGGAAGACCCGGAGGAGATCCTGGGCCACTGCCGGAAAAACATGGCCCCGTTCAAGGTCCCGCGAGCGATCGAGTTCGTGCCCGCCCTCCCGCGGAACGCGCAGGGGAAAGTGCTCAAGGCGCGGCTTCGCGACCGCGTGGCGGCCCGCCGGCACCCCTGA
- a CDS encoding acyl-CoA dehydrogenase family protein: MVTFPGRSYLYRQRVEAKQTSPGGSSTAEHPPGKIGRQGGPMEKLQMEEIRDTARRIAVEKLKPRAGETDRDRTYPRENMKALGEAGFHRLIVSGEGGGLGLGRNVFAPVVAEISKACASTALVYLSSAVVGKAIELAAGDAPRKKWLPKMMEGRSLGAFAVHEPDSGGNAGAITTRAKKEDGHNVINGTKFFITSTGEADVYLVLVRTNPELGPQGMTTLLVEKNAPGLSFGRPEDKMGLTSTSSRELHFDDCRIPVGNLLGKEREGMQVIGRTVVGWGFFGAAAISLGIAKSATELAIDHAGKRMIGGQPIGAHQAVQFMIADMVLKTDAAESLLYACATNADSAPGTAVINGFKAKLFASEAAVEITNLAIQVLGGHGYCRDYIVERLFRDARGLTLHFKTSEWLRQDIAKAALTL; the protein is encoded by the coding sequence TTGGTAACATTTCCGGGTCGGTCTTATCTATATAGGCAGAGAGTCGAGGCAAAACAAACAAGCCCCGGAGGGAGCTCCACGGCAGAGCACCCACCGGGCAAAATCGGACGACAAGGTGGCCCGATGGAGAAATTGCAGATGGAAGAGATAAGAGACACAGCCAGGCGGATCGCAGTCGAGAAGCTGAAACCCCGCGCCGGGGAGACGGACCGGGACCGCACCTATCCCCGGGAGAACATGAAAGCGCTTGGGGAAGCCGGTTTCCATCGGCTGATCGTATCCGGGGAGGGAGGAGGACTGGGTCTCGGTCGAAATGTCTTCGCCCCGGTGGTCGCGGAAATATCCAAAGCCTGCGCCTCGACGGCCCTCGTCTATCTCTCCAGCGCGGTTGTTGGGAAGGCCATCGAGCTGGCCGCCGGCGATGCACCAAGGAAGAAATGGCTGCCGAAGATGATGGAAGGCCGTTCCCTCGGGGCGTTCGCCGTCCACGAGCCGGACAGCGGGGGCAACGCCGGCGCCATCACCACAAGGGCAAAAAAAGAGGACGGCCACAACGTCATCAACGGCACCAAGTTCTTCATCACGTCGACCGGAGAAGCCGACGTCTACCTGGTTCTCGTCCGGACGAATCCGGAATTGGGCCCGCAGGGGATGACCACCCTGCTCGTCGAGAAAAACGCTCCCGGGCTGTCCTTCGGCCGTCCGGAAGACAAAATGGGACTGACAAGCACCTCTTCGAGGGAACTGCATTTCGACGATTGCCGGATCCCGGTCGGAAATCTCCTCGGAAAAGAAAGAGAGGGGATGCAGGTCATCGGGAGGACCGTCGTCGGCTGGGGATTCTTCGGCGCTGCGGCCATATCCCTCGGTATCGCCAAATCGGCAACCGAACTCGCCATCGATCATGCCGGGAAAAGGATGATTGGAGGACAGCCCATCGGAGCTCATCAGGCTGTTCAGTTCATGATCGCGGACATGGTCTTGAAGACGGATGCCGCTGAATCCCTCCTGTATGCTTGCGCAACCAACGCGGATTCAGCACCCGGCACCGCCGTCATCAACGGGTTCAAGGCAAAGCTTTTCGCCTCCGAAGCAGCCGTCGAAATAACGAACCTGGCCATCCAGGTCCTCGGTGGCCACGGATATTGCCGTGATTACATTGTCGAGCGCCTTTTCCGGGATGCAAGGGGCCTTACGCTCCACTTCAAGACATCGGAGTGGCTCCGGCAAGACATCGCAAAAGCCGCATTGACGTTATGA
- the amrA gene encoding AmmeMemoRadiSam system protein A has translation MSITEPVGTGPAAYLDGSQRNRLLGIARRALEGYIGAGKIPSEVEVGGKLAAPGAAFVTLTKNGRLRGCIGYTEAVAPLFKVIQECAVAAATEDPRFPPVSPTELPSVRVEISVLTPMFPIRPEEVEVGRHGLMVTQGRMRGLLLPQVPVEWGWDRETFLDQACVKAGLRPSAWRRGATLRAFTAEVFGEQEKKAT, from the coding sequence GTGTCTATAACGGAGCCTGTCGGGACGGGACCCGCGGCCTACCTGGACGGGTCGCAGCGAAACAGACTGCTGGGGATCGCCCGAAGGGCGCTCGAAGGATACATCGGCGCCGGGAAGATTCCTTCCGAGGTGGAGGTGGGGGGAAAACTGGCCGCCCCCGGAGCCGCTTTCGTCACCCTCACGAAGAATGGGCGGTTGCGCGGCTGCATCGGTTACACCGAGGCAGTGGCGCCGCTCTTCAAGGTGATCCAGGAGTGCGCGGTGGCCGCAGCCACGGAGGATCCGCGCTTTCCCCCCGTCTCCCCGACGGAACTCCCCTCCGTGCGCGTCGAGATCTCCGTCCTCACGCCGATGTTCCCCATCCGGCCCGAAGAGGTGGAGGTCGGCAGGCACGGACTGATGGTCACGCAGGGGAGGATGCGGGGCCTGCTGCTCCCCCAGGTTCCCGTCGAGTGGGGGTGGGATCGGGAGACGTTCCTCGACCAGGCGTGCGTGAAGGCCGGCCTGAGGCCGTCGGCGTGGCGGCGGGGGGCGACACTCCGGGCGTTTACCGCGGAAGTGTTCGGCGAGCAGGAGAAAAAGGCTACGTGA
- a CDS encoding heavy metal-responsive transcriptional regulator — protein sequence MTLHTIGQVARQSGVGVETVRFCEREGLIPQHSRPESGFRGYPQDAVSRIRFIQRSKALGFSLKETKELLSLRVGSATSCGEVKKCAEEKIADIERKIHTLREMKDALAKLTAACRGKGPTSECTILEALEEGERIHPPVKEPSGHGKGARK from the coding sequence ATGACACTACACACGATCGGGCAGGTGGCCAGGCAATCCGGAGTCGGCGTGGAGACGGTCCGGTTCTGCGAACGGGAGGGGCTGATCCCACAACATTCCCGTCCCGAGAGCGGATTTCGCGGGTATCCGCAGGACGCCGTGTCCCGCATCCGGTTCATCCAACGATCGAAGGCGCTCGGCTTTTCGCTGAAGGAAACCAAGGAACTCCTTTCGCTCCGGGTCGGTTCCGCAACCTCGTGCGGGGAGGTAAAGAAATGCGCGGAGGAGAAGATCGCCGACATCGAGAGAAAGATCCATACCTTGCGGGAGATGAAGGATGCTCTCGCGAAACTGACGGCGGCCTGCCGCGGAAAAGGACCTACGAGCGAATGCACGATCCTCGAAGCGCTCGAAGAGGGAGAACGGATACATCCTCCCGTGAAGGAGCCGTCCGGGCACGGGAAAGGAGCAAGGAAGTGA
- a CDS encoding metalloregulator ArsR/SmtB family transcription factor: protein MDPDRAYERAELIKAFAHPTRLQILDELGKGTRCVTEMEDILPVTQVNISQHLTVLRNARLVDFAQDGALRCYYLSRPKLVEGVLALLLADHPVIRKTREQIDREKAGGGKEKVPVRG from the coding sequence ATGGACCCCGACCGCGCCTACGAACGGGCGGAACTCATCAAGGCCTTCGCGCACCCCACACGACTTCAGATCCTGGACGAACTCGGCAAGGGGACGCGGTGCGTGACCGAAATGGAGGACATCCTTCCCGTCACGCAGGTCAACATCTCCCAGCACCTCACGGTCCTTCGAAACGCCAGGCTTGTGGACTTCGCCCAGGATGGTGCGCTGCGGTGCTACTACTTGAGCCGGCCGAAACTGGTCGAGGGCGTCCTGGCGCTGCTCTTGGCGGATCACCCCGTCATCCGGAAGACCAGGGAGCAGATCGACCGGGAGAAGGCCGGGGGCGGAAAGGAGAAGGTGCCGGTCCGTGGCTGA
- a CDS encoding undecaprenyl-diphosphate phosphatase, whose protein sequence is MTFLQSIVLGLLQGATEFLPVSSSGHLLLAQRLFGIREPELAFDLLLHLGTLAAVLFFLRSEIASIVSSLFRIRDPWAAPSGWGRRDIWLAIVASIPTGIIGIVFHKTVETELTFGGVGARYLVLTTLLLLTNLRFRHKEEPDRIDWWEAAAIGVIQGLAVFPGLSRSGSTIILALLLGIAPRRAAKFSFLISVPAILGGALFTLKKGVSHLPGVAPSVAGFLIALFVGYLSLLIVERLVVKGRFQRFAPYTACLAALCFYLQYRG, encoded by the coding sequence TTGACCTTCCTCCAATCGATCGTCCTCGGGCTGCTCCAGGGCGCGACCGAGTTCCTCCCCGTAAGCAGCTCGGGACATCTGCTCCTCGCCCAGCGTCTCTTCGGCATCCGTGAACCCGAGCTGGCGTTCGACCTGCTGCTCCACCTCGGGACGCTGGCCGCCGTCCTCTTCTTCCTGCGATCCGAGATCGCCTCGATCGTGTCTTCCCTGTTTCGCATCCGGGATCCGTGGGCGGCGCCGTCGGGGTGGGGCCGTCGCGATATCTGGCTGGCCATCGTCGCCTCGATCCCCACCGGCATCATCGGGATCGTCTTCCACAAAACCGTCGAGACGGAGCTAACCTTCGGAGGCGTCGGGGCGCGCTACCTCGTCCTGACCACGCTGCTCCTCCTGACGAACCTGCGATTCCGCCACAAGGAGGAACCCGACCGGATCGACTGGTGGGAGGCGGCGGCGATCGGCGTCATCCAGGGGCTGGCGGTCTTCCCGGGGCTGTCCCGTTCCGGCTCCACGATCATACTGGCCCTCCTGCTGGGGATCGCACCGCGACGTGCTGCGAAGTTTTCCTTCCTCATCTCCGTTCCGGCCATCCTCGGCGGGGCGCTTTTCACCCTGAAAAAGGGAGTCTCCCACCTGCCGGGCGTCGCCCCTTCCGTCGCGGGGTTTCTTATCGCCCTCTTTGTCGGGTATCTCTCGCTCCTGATCGTCGAGCGCCTCGTCGTGAAGGGGCGCTTCCAGCGCTTCGCCCCGTACACCGCCTGCCTCGCGGCCCTCTGCTTCTACCTCCAGTACCGGGGGTAA
- a CDS encoding NAD-dependent malic enzyme, with translation MALSPSESYSITMRLEIQNKVGMLGKVTTAIGTAGGDIGAIDLSGHGKGTVIRDVTARARGIDHAQEIINTMKQIPGVKVVNVSDRTFLMHLGGKIEVHNKIPVKTRNDLSMAYTPGVARVCMAIHKDVKKSFSLTIRRNAVAVVSDGTAVLGLGDIGPEAAMPVMEGKAMLFKEFAGIDAWPICLNTKDPEEIIRVVKALEPTFGGVNLEDISAPRCFEIEERLKAEMGIPVFHDDQHGTAVVVLAALLNALKIVKKRIEDMKIVVAGVGAAGVACSKIIMNAGARNIIGVDRVGAIYKGRKQHMNFMKEWYAENANPFNEKGKLSDVIAGADMFIGLAGPGLITVDDLKKMAKDPIVFAMANPDPEIMPEEAAPFVRIMATGRSDYPNQINNVLCFPGIFRGALDSRATSINEEMKLAAAYAIASCVGKEELSEDYIIPSVFNRKVSPTVAKEVSRAAHRTKVARRTSKTYMEIHLD, from the coding sequence ATGGCGCTTTCTCCAAGCGAGAGCTACAGCATCACGATGCGGTTGGAGATCCAGAACAAGGTCGGCATGCTCGGAAAGGTAACCACCGCGATCGGTACCGCGGGCGGCGACATCGGGGCGATCGACCTTTCGGGTCACGGGAAAGGAACCGTCATCCGGGATGTCACCGCGCGGGCCCGGGGGATCGACCACGCGCAGGAAATCATCAACACCATGAAGCAGATCCCCGGCGTCAAGGTCGTGAACGTCTCCGACCGGACCTTCCTGATGCACCTCGGCGGAAAGATCGAGGTCCACAACAAGATCCCGGTGAAGACCCGGAACGACCTCTCCATGGCGTACACCCCGGGCGTAGCGCGCGTGTGCATGGCGATCCACAAGGACGTGAAGAAGTCGTTCTCCCTGACGATCCGGAGGAACGCGGTGGCCGTCGTGTCGGACGGCACGGCGGTGCTGGGCCTGGGGGACATCGGTCCCGAGGCGGCGATGCCGGTCATGGAGGGGAAGGCGATGCTGTTCAAGGAGTTCGCCGGGATCGACGCCTGGCCGATCTGCCTCAACACGAAGGATCCCGAGGAGATCATCCGGGTCGTCAAGGCGCTCGAGCCCACCTTCGGGGGGGTCAATCTCGAGGATATCTCCGCGCCGCGCTGCTTCGAGATCGAGGAGCGCCTGAAGGCCGAGATGGGAATCCCCGTGTTCCACGACGACCAGCACGGGACGGCGGTGGTCGTGCTGGCCGCGCTGCTGAACGCCCTGAAGATCGTGAAGAAGCGGATCGAGGACATGAAGATCGTGGTGGCGGGGGTGGGGGCCGCCGGGGTGGCGTGCAGCAAGATCATCATGAACGCCGGCGCGCGCAACATCATCGGTGTGGACCGCGTGGGGGCGATCTACAAAGGCCGGAAGCAGCACATGAACTTCATGAAGGAGTGGTACGCCGAGAACGCGAACCCGTTCAACGAGAAGGGGAAGCTCTCGGACGTGATCGCGGGCGCCGACATGTTCATCGGCCTGGCGGGCCCGGGGCTGATCACGGTGGACGACCTGAAGAAGATGGCGAAGGACCCGATCGTCTTCGCGATGGCGAACCCCGACCCGGAGATCATGCCCGAGGAGGCGGCGCCCTTCGTTCGGATCATGGCGACGGGGCGGTCCGACTACCCGAACCAGATCAACAACGTCCTGTGCTTCCCGGGGATCTTCCGCGGGGCGCTGGATTCGCGGGCCACGAGCATCAACGAGGAGATGAAGCTCGCGGCGGCGTACGCGATCGCCTCGTGCGTCGGCAAGGAGGAACTCTCCGAGGATTACATCATCCCGTCGGTCTTCAACCGGAAGGTCTCGCCGACCGTCGCCAAGGAGGTCTCCCGCGCCGCGCACCGGACCAAGGTCGCCCGCCGGACCTCCAAGACCTACATGGAAATCCACCTCGACTGA
- a CDS encoding OsmC family protein: MGTVLHGVNVDQLVGTVKAIKENPDLARFRFRASTEWVDGGHSRTKIQGFYGAGAEDASRISPFVLEGDEPPVLLGSNVGPNAVETVLSALASCLTVGIVYNAAARDIHVESLSFTLEGDIDLHGFLGLSDQVRPGYQNIRLGCRIKSDAPREKLEELWAYAQRTSPVLDIVRNPVPVSLTMESA; the protein is encoded by the coding sequence ATGGGTACGGTGCTGCACGGCGTTAATGTCGATCAACTGGTCGGCACGGTAAAGGCAATCAAGGAGAACCCGGACTTGGCCCGCTTTCGGTTCCGCGCCTCTACGGAATGGGTCGATGGCGGTCACTCGCGAACGAAGATCCAGGGCTTCTATGGGGCCGGAGCGGAGGATGCGTCGCGGATCTCTCCGTTCGTCCTTGAAGGCGATGAGCCGCCCGTATTGCTTGGCTCAAACGTGGGACCGAATGCCGTTGAGACCGTTCTCTCCGCGCTCGCCTCGTGCCTTACGGTGGGAATCGTATACAACGCGGCCGCCCGGGACATCCATGTCGAGTCGCTCAGCTTCACACTGGAAGGCGATATCGATTTGCATGGATTCCTCGGATTATCCGATCAGGTCCGCCCCGGGTACCAGAACATTCGTCTGGGTTGCAGGATCAAAAGCGATGCCCCGCGGGAAAAACTGGAGGAACTTTGGGCATACGCGCAGCGGACGTCGCCCGTTCTTGACATCGTCCGGAACCCGGTGCCCGTCTCTCTGACGATGGAAAGCGCGTAG
- the nth gene encoding endonuclease III — protein MKTGKGAAPVKEVLAFLAKAYPGARILLDHRNPYELLVATVLAAQCTDERVNSVTPALFRSWPDPAAFAKASQGELEHAVRSTGFYRNKAKAVRDLSAALVERHQGHVPQTMEELTALPGVGRKTASILLGACFGVPALPVDTHVGRVAFRLGLTAAKDPTRIEEDLAREIPRGKWWEFATRLGWHGRQVCVARKPRCPECGLTTVCPKRGV, from the coding sequence ATGAAGACGGGGAAGGGGGCGGCGCCGGTGAAGGAGGTTCTCGCATTTCTCGCGAAGGCTTACCCGGGGGCGCGGATCCTCCTCGACCACCGTAATCCGTACGAGCTGCTCGTGGCGACCGTTCTCGCTGCGCAGTGCACGGACGAACGGGTGAACAGCGTGACCCCGGCGCTGTTTCGCTCCTGGCCCGATCCAGCCGCCTTCGCGAAAGCGAGCCAGGGAGAGTTGGAGCATGCGGTTCGGTCCACCGGTTTCTACCGGAACAAGGCGAAAGCGGTTCGGGATCTGTCCGCCGCCCTCGTGGAACGCCATCAAGGCCACGTTCCGCAAACGATGGAGGAACTGACGGCCCTTCCCGGCGTGGGCCGGAAGACCGCCTCGATCCTCCTCGGCGCCTGCTTCGGGGTCCCCGCGCTCCCCGTGGACACCCACGTCGGGCGGGTTGCGTTCCGCCTCGGGTTGACCGCTGCGAAGGACCCCACGCGGATTGAGGAGGACCTGGCCAGGGAGATCCCGCGGGGGAAGTGGTGGGAGTTCGCCACCCGTCTCGGGTGGCACGGGCGGCAGGTATGCGTTGCCCGCAAACCCCGGTGCCCGGAGTGCGGATTGACTACGGTTTGTCCGAAGCGGGGGGTGTAA